A window of Variovorax paradoxus EPS genomic DNA:
CCGAGGGAAAGGCCGAACCCTCCAAGCGCCGGCCGCGCGTGCGCGAGGCCCTGACGGCGCCGCGCGATCCCACGAAGCCGGCCGTGGCCGCCAAGCCCGACAAGGAAATCGAGTTCGATGCCGCCATGACATCGAGCGACCGCCAGAGTCTGCAGCATGCGGATTTCAACGCGCTCGGCGCCTCCGAATACCGTTTGGTCGAGCGGCTCGCGCGCGACGTGACGCTGCCGATTCCTTCGCTGCCTTCGCGCCGTTTGCGCGCGGCGGGCGATGCCGGCCGGCAGCATGCGCGCATGCACTGGCCCGGCGTGCTGCACGAGGCCGCGCGCACCGGCGGCGAGATCCTGCGCCTGCCGCGACTCTCTCGGCGGGAGCAACCCCTGCCGTTGCTGGTGCTGGTCGACGTGTCGGGCTCGATGGAGCGCTATGCGCGCCTGCTGCTCGCGTTTCTGCATGCGTCCACGCGAAGAGCCGGGCGGCGCGACGTGTTCGCCTTCGGCACCCGGTTGACCGACCTGACGCCTGCGTTCCGGCTCGCCGATACCGACGCCATGCTCGGTGCGGCCAGCCTCGCCATCGACGATTTCGCGGGCGGCACGCGGCTGGGCAGTTCGCTGGCCGAACTCCGGCGTGCGCATGCGCGTCGCCTCACCGGCCGCCGCACGCTCGTGCTGGTGATCAGCGACGGACTGGACACCGGCGAGCCCGCCGTGCTGGAGAACGAATTGCTGTGGCTCAAGCGCC
This region includes:
- a CDS encoding vWA domain-containing protein; the encoded protein is MAGIQQLGDVRSGKLASNITAFGRALRRAGVRTDAMRIALAAEAVTLVGVEDKLDLSAAMEAVMVSREQDRMVFRELFDAWFRDPELANKLLAQMLPSAEGKAEPSKRRPRVREALTAPRDPTKPAVAAKPDKEIEFDAAMTSSDRQSLQHADFNALGASEYRLVERLARDVTLPIPSLPSRRLRAAGDAGRQHARMHWPGVLHEAARTGGEILRLPRLSRREQPLPLLVLVDVSGSMERYARLLLAFLHASTRRAGRRDVFAFGTRLTDLTPAFRLADTDAMLGAASLAIDDFAGGTRLGSSLAELRRAHARRLTGRRTLVLVISDGLDTGEPAVLENELLWLKRHSRRLLWLNPLLRFEGYAPLARGATVLHRHADAMLAVHNLSALEQLAASLAALMRSGR